AACCAGTATGGGCCACGTAAATACCATAATGGCAAACTGCGTATGTATTGCATTTGTTTTTGCAATGACAGAATTATGCTTTGTTCGAGATCAAAAGCCTGGTCGGGCAGTGACGCTGCGGTGTTCTCCAGTAACAATTCCAGTGCCTGCTTATGCAAACCGAACTGTTGTTGCATAGTCACGCGGGTAAATGCCTGTTGGTAGGTGTTGGGTGTTTGTGGCAACAGCATCGCATCGGCACTTGAGGAGGTGGTCAAGCCGGTATTGTTGGTCAACAAGCTTACAAAATCTGTATTCGACAAGTCCTTGCTGGCATACAACATGGCCCAGGTTTTTTCTCGCTCCGACCACCATGCCGTACACTGCAGTGGCGGGGCATTGATCACACCGTGGAACAGAAAATCGCTTTCATGCACAAAACCGTTGGCGATGCACCACTGCGAAAATTCTGTAAAACTCTCCGGTACCCGGTCACCAAACAGGGAATCGGTTTTTTCCAGCAGGTTTTGTGGTTCGCTGAATCGCCGAACCGATGTGACTACGGCGCGAATCACAAATAAGAAAACCACAAGCGCCAGTCCCAAAAGTATCCATACAAAGATCATATTAGTTGTTTCAGGTCTTCAGCGTTATACGGTTTGATGTCGGCATTCTCACGGGTGCGGATCTTTTCGGCCCAGTCCGGATTACTGATCAAGGCACGTCCGACCGCCGCCAGTTCGAATTCATGATTATTCATGCGCTGGATCAGATTATCGATATCGGTGACCTCGCCGTTTTTAAAGGTCTCGCCTTTGCGTTCGGAAATGAAATCATTACTCAGTCCGATACTGCCCACGGTGATCGCGGGCTTGCCGCTGAGTTTCTGGGTCCAGCCCGCCAGGTTCAAGTCACTATTGCCCGATTCATCTTCCGGAAACTCCGGCTCCCAAAAACGTCTTGTACTGCAATGG
The DNA window shown above is from Gammaproteobacteria bacterium and carries:
- a CDS encoding 12-oxophytodienoate reductase, giving the protein SMHKRSSIAIEIVKGIRAACGDDFPIILRFSQWKQQDYSAKLAQTPEELQDFLMPLVDAGVDFFHCSTRRFWEPEFPEDESGNSDLNLAGWTQKLSGKPAITVGSIGLSNDFISERKGETFKNGEVTDIDNLIQRMNNHEFELAAVGRALISNPDWAEKIRTRENADIKPYNAEDLKQLI